A genomic region of Catalinimonas niigatensis contains the following coding sequences:
- a CDS encoding DUF1697 domain-containing protein: protein MKLDCYAAFLKGINVGGHKKIRMQDLKVSLNTLGFQHLSTYIQSGNVAFCTADADIPRLKTQIEDKIMTDFGFEVAVILRKATELHQIIENNPFLKEASDDSSNLYITMLEEKPEKQNLVKLLEFSFPQDLYEVIGKEVYLNCLNGYGNTKLSNDFFEKKLRLKATTRNWKTMLKMQEIQRSLE, encoded by the coding sequence ATGAAATTAGATTGTTATGCTGCCTTTCTGAAAGGAATTAATGTAGGGGGACACAAAAAGATCAGGATGCAGGACTTGAAAGTTTCTCTGAATACACTCGGATTCCAACACTTAAGTACCTATATCCAAAGTGGAAATGTGGCTTTTTGTACAGCCGATGCTGATATACCTCGCCTGAAAACTCAAATAGAGGATAAAATAATGACTGATTTTGGATTTGAAGTAGCAGTGATCTTGAGAAAAGCAACTGAACTGCATCAAATCATAGAAAACAATCCCTTTCTGAAAGAAGCATCGGATGATAGTTCAAATCTTTATATTACCATGCTGGAAGAAAAGCCAGAAAAACAAAATCTGGTGAAACTTTTGGAATTCAGCTTTCCTCAGGATTTGTATGAAGTAATCGGAAAAGAAGTGTATTTAAATTGTCTCAACGGTTATGGAAACACCAAACTATCCAACGATTTTTTTGAAAAAAAACTGAGACTGAAAGCCACAACCCGTAACTGGAAAACCATGCTAAAAATGCAGGAAATACAGCGATCATTAGAATAA
- a CDS encoding aminotransferase class V-fold PLP-dependent enzyme, translating to MYYPRRSFLKKMGNLSATAASLPLFSVTLELQNIIKAYEHIPTKVLAADEMFWEQIRQSYKVSPYFINLENGYYSMAAEPVLEAQVQHLRMINRIPSFYMRRKQWEDYTIVKKAMADFVGCSPEEIVICRNTTEALDTIIFGLTMEAGDEAIMCSQDYGSMLAAFNQRARRDKIVNKVIALPLHPKTDQEIIDAYEKAITPHTKVILVSHLINITGQVLPVKALAEMAHSKGVEIISDSAHAIGQLDFKIPDLDCDYLGSSLHKWVGAPLGSGLMYIRKDKIEKVWPLFGDDTYADDDIRKFEHIGTHPCSTNLAIIDALNFQKTIGIERKEARLKYLRNYWLDQVKDIPRIKINTPYEKARSSAIANVGIRGLSPAELANKLFQDFHIFTVAIDGETVKGIRVTPHLYTSLEELDQLVDALKALSA from the coding sequence ATGTACTACCCTCGTCGTTCGTTCCTCAAAAAGATGGGAAACCTGAGCGCTACTGCTGCTTCACTTCCCCTCTTCTCTGTTACTCTTGAGCTCCAAAACATCATTAAAGCTTATGAGCATATACCGACAAAAGTATTGGCCGCTGATGAAATGTTTTGGGAGCAGATACGTCAATCCTACAAAGTTTCGCCTTACTTCATCAACCTGGAAAACGGCTATTACAGCATGGCGGCAGAACCTGTGCTTGAAGCACAAGTACAACACCTCCGTATGATCAACCGGATTCCGTCCTTTTACATGCGCAGAAAGCAATGGGAAGATTATACAATAGTCAAAAAAGCGATGGCAGATTTTGTGGGCTGCTCTCCTGAGGAAATTGTTATCTGCCGTAATACGACAGAAGCTCTGGATACTATCATTTTTGGGCTCACAATGGAAGCCGGAGATGAAGCCATCATGTGCAGCCAGGATTATGGCAGTATGCTGGCTGCCTTTAATCAGAGGGCAAGGCGGGATAAAATCGTCAACAAAGTGATTGCTCTGCCCCTGCATCCCAAAACCGACCAGGAAATTATAGATGCCTATGAGAAAGCCATAACACCTCATACCAAAGTAATTCTGGTCTCACACCTGATCAACATTACCGGGCAGGTACTACCGGTCAAAGCTCTTGCTGAGATGGCACATAGCAAAGGCGTAGAAATCATCTCCGACTCCGCTCATGCGATCGGTCAGCTGGATTTCAAAATACCTGATCTGGACTGTGATTATCTGGGTAGCAGCCTGCACAAATGGGTAGGGGCTCCTTTGGGCTCTGGCCTTATGTATATCCGTAAAGACAAAATAGAGAAAGTATGGCCCCTCTTTGGCGACGATACCTATGCCGATGATGACATTCGCAAATTTGAGCACATTGGTACCCATCCCTGCTCTACAAACCTGGCAATTATAGATGCTCTTAACTTTCAGAAAACAATTGGTATTGAGCGTAAAGAAGCCCGGCTTAAGTATTTGAGAAATTACTGGCTTGATCAGGTAAAAGACATACCGAGAATCAAAATCAATACACCCTACGAAAAAGCTCGTTCTTCTGCCATCGCCAATGTTGGTATAAGAGGGCTAAGTCCGGCAGAACTAGCCAACAAACTTTTTCAAGACTTCCATATTTTTACCGTAGCCATAGATGGTGAAACGGTCAAAGGGATACGCGTCACCCCACATCTCTACACCAGCCTGGAAGAACTTGATCAGTTGGTTGATGCTTTGAAAGCACTGAGTGCTTAA
- a CDS encoding DinB family protein produces MRKSNLPFIPDFYDTYIQKVGDTLDLENALEQFGSEYFTADKKILLALGDQAYAPGKWTVKEVLQHMIDTERIFAYRALRFARNDQTELPGMDQDLFAANTLANKRGVEDLLHEFAVVRESTILLFASFDDKMLLREGICSEKRTTVLALGFTIVGHGLHHKHILKERYYPMLESN; encoded by the coding sequence ATGCGTAAATCAAACCTGCCTTTTATTCCTGATTTTTATGATACCTACATCCAGAAAGTAGGAGATACACTAGACCTGGAAAATGCGCTTGAGCAGTTTGGTAGTGAATATTTTACAGCAGATAAAAAAATTCTTCTCGCTTTAGGAGATCAGGCATATGCTCCCGGAAAGTGGACGGTAAAGGAAGTGCTGCAACATATGATTGATACCGAAAGAATTTTTGCCTACCGAGCACTACGTTTTGCCAGAAATGACCAGACAGAATTGCCGGGTATGGATCAGGATTTATTTGCTGCAAATACCCTGGCAAATAAACGCGGGGTAGAGGATTTACTGCATGAATTTGCAGTGGTACGTGAGTCTACCATCTTGCTGTTTGCTAGTTTTGATGACAAAATGCTGTTAAGAGAAGGAATCTGTTCTGAAAAAAGAACTACTGTGTTGGCGCTTGGCTTTACCATCGTAGGCCATGGATTGCACCATAAGCACATTCTGAAAGAACGTTATTATCCTATGTTGGAAAGCAATTGA
- a CDS encoding glutaredoxin family protein yields the protein MKWIKIIALFILCFSLQQCMIDGSKESTTTEQSQDQKTILVYGSDECSHCVDFKKKLDSAGYEYTFYDVEKNQSLADEMLLKVQESGFQGYISFPVVEVNGVVKVNPTLETVKQAL from the coding sequence ATGAAATGGATTAAAATTATCGCTCTCTTCATACTGTGTTTTTCTCTTCAGCAATGCATGATTGACGGAAGTAAAGAAAGCACAACTACTGAACAAAGCCAGGATCAAAAAACAATACTGGTATACGGTAGCGATGAATGCAGCCACTGTGTTGACTTCAAGAAAAAGCTGGATTCTGCCGGATATGAATATACTTTTTATGATGTGGAAAAAAACCAAAGCCTTGCAGATGAGATGCTCCTCAAAGTGCAAGAAAGTGGATTCCAGGGTTATATCAGTTTTCCTGTAGTTGAGGTAAATGGTGTAGTCAAAGTGAATCCTACTTTGGAAACAGTAAAACAAGCGCTATAA
- the blaOXA gene encoding class D beta-lactamase encodes MNTSWLKHLFILSLAIIFGTACQANDQAETVHIPERFKKHFDQYNVKGSFALYDLKNSKMLFYDEERSRIQYSPASTFKIFNSLVGLETGVIPDTSYVIPWDGVQRGSYAPWHRENSLKSAFQYSVVWYYQELARRVGQEEMQRLISLNEYGNENIQNTIDAFWLGGEEGQLRISQVEQVEFLKKLYQEELKFSKRSQKLVKGIMLTEENEAYKLFAKTGSGEQDSLWYGWYVGWIEKEDNVYIFATNFESDDSENIYTGGRKGITLSIMQELGYLDKSPAQNEIRIGAAQLDTYLPILGTKNIGMVVNQTTTVDKTHLVDTLLSRGVNIKAIYAPEHGYRGTTERGKTVENQMDEATGIPIHSIYGSKKKPSPEILKGIDLMIFDMQDVGARFFTYISTMHYIMEACAENDIKLLILDRPNPLAHYVDGPILQASSSSFIGMHTIPIVHGMTIGEYARMINGEGWLKNGVQCELEVIKVDNYTHQTHYQIDIPPSPNLPDMKSIYLYPTVCLFEGTKVSEGRGTMKPFQQFGTPDYTPKTHSFVPKPIPSMSSDPKFEGQNCYGYDLSGKSIEELQAIREINLAYLLEFYQKEKDKANFFEKSFDLLAGSDQLRKQIIAGKTDKEIRASWQPGLDLFKEIRKQYLLYEE; translated from the coding sequence ATGAATACTTCCTGGCTTAAACATCTGTTCATTTTATCCTTAGCAATTATTTTTGGTACTGCTTGTCAGGCGAATGATCAGGCTGAAACTGTCCATATACCTGAGCGTTTTAAAAAGCATTTTGATCAGTACAATGTAAAAGGGTCCTTTGCGCTATATGATTTGAAAAATAGCAAGATGCTCTTTTATGATGAAGAAAGAAGCCGGATTCAATATTCTCCCGCCTCTACTTTTAAGATATTCAACTCCCTGGTTGGACTGGAAACAGGTGTGATTCCCGATACCAGCTATGTCATTCCCTGGGATGGGGTGCAAAGAGGAAGCTACGCCCCCTGGCATAGAGAAAATAGTCTGAAATCTGCGTTTCAATATTCAGTAGTATGGTATTATCAGGAACTGGCAAGAAGAGTAGGCCAGGAAGAGATGCAAAGGTTGATCTCCCTGAATGAATATGGTAATGAAAATATTCAAAATACAATTGATGCGTTTTGGCTTGGAGGTGAGGAAGGTCAGCTTAGAATCTCCCAGGTTGAACAAGTTGAATTTCTCAAAAAGCTATACCAGGAGGAGCTGAAATTTAGCAAACGCAGCCAGAAATTGGTTAAAGGAATTATGCTGACTGAAGAAAATGAAGCGTACAAATTATTTGCAAAAACCGGCTCAGGAGAACAAGACAGTCTGTGGTATGGCTGGTATGTGGGATGGATAGAGAAAGAAGACAACGTCTATATTTTTGCCACCAATTTTGAATCTGATGATTCCGAAAATATATATACCGGAGGAAGAAAAGGGATCACACTATCAATTATGCAGGAGCTGGGTTATCTGGATAAATCACCAGCACAAAATGAAATTCGTATCGGCGCAGCTCAGTTAGATACCTATTTACCCATTCTAGGGACAAAAAATATTGGCATGGTGGTCAACCAGACGACTACCGTGGACAAGACTCATCTGGTAGATACTTTGCTGAGCCGAGGCGTAAACATCAAAGCGATCTATGCCCCCGAACATGGGTATCGCGGTACCACCGAAAGAGGAAAAACCGTGGAAAACCAAATGGATGAAGCTACCGGTATACCTATTCATTCCATTTACGGAAGCAAAAAGAAACCCTCTCCCGAAATCCTGAAAGGTATAGATCTGATGATTTTTGACATGCAGGATGTAGGGGCACGTTTTTTTACCTACATCTCCACCATGCATTACATCATGGAAGCCTGTGCTGAAAATGACATCAAGCTACTCATTCTGGACAGGCCCAATCCCCTCGCACATTATGTGGATGGGCCTATCCTTCAAGCCTCCTCCAGTTCCTTCATCGGTATGCATACGATCCCGATTGTACATGGCATGACAATTGGCGAATACGCCCGAATGATCAATGGTGAAGGCTGGCTCAAGAATGGAGTACAATGTGAACTGGAAGTGATCAAAGTAGATAACTATACACATCAAACACATTATCAAATAGATATTCCCCCTTCACCCAATTTGCCGGATATGAAATCCATTTATCTCTATCCTACCGTCTGTTTGTTTGAAGGCACCAAGGTAAGTGAAGGCAGAGGTACGATGAAACCTTTCCAGCAGTTTGGCACACCTGATTACACCCCTAAAACGCATTCCTTTGTCCCCAAGCCAATTCCTTCCATGAGTTCTGATCCCAAATTTGAAGGACAAAACTGTTACGGTTATGATTTGTCAGGCAAATCCATAGAAGAACTACAGGCGATCAGGGAAATCAATCTCGCTTATCTGCTGGAATTTTATCAGAAAGAAAAAGACAAAGCAAACTTCTTTGAGAAATCATTTGACTTACTGGCCGGTTCCGATCAGTTGAGAAAGCAGATTATTGCGGGCAAAACAGATAAAGAAATCAGAGCCAGCTGGCAGCCCGGTCTGGATCTGTTTAAGGAGATACGTAAGCAGTACCTGCTCTACGAAGAGTAA